In a genomic window of Thiosocius teredinicola:
- the dapF gene encoding diaminopimelate epimerase gives MMLEFTKMHGLGNDFVVIDAVNQQLVLDETQVRALADRRFGIGCDQVLLVERPRHPQTEFFYRIYNADGGEVEQCGNGARCFARFVADKGMTRNREIAVGTAAGNITLYLEDDDQVRVNMGRPHLTPENIPFEADALADRYAIAVDGETFEIGAVSMGNPHAVLLVEDTASAPVETLGPALERHPRFPQRANVGFLAVRDENHVDLRVYERGAGETLACGTGACAAVVYGRQRGLLAERVAVRLPGGTLVISWAGINEPVWMTGPAVSVFDGRVDLQALTAAR, from the coding sequence ATGATGCTTGAATTCACCAAGATGCACGGGCTGGGTAACGATTTCGTCGTTATCGACGCGGTCAACCAGCAGTTAGTGCTCGACGAGACCCAGGTGCGCGCCCTCGCCGACCGGCGTTTCGGTATCGGCTGCGACCAGGTGCTGCTGGTCGAACGCCCGCGTCATCCGCAGACGGAGTTCTTTTACCGCATCTACAACGCCGACGGTGGTGAGGTCGAACAGTGCGGCAATGGGGCACGCTGTTTCGCCCGCTTCGTCGCCGACAAGGGCATGACCCGCAATCGCGAGATTGCAGTAGGTACCGCCGCCGGCAATATCACCCTGTATCTCGAAGACGACGACCAGGTGCGGGTGAACATGGGCCGGCCGCACCTGACGCCTGAAAATATCCCGTTCGAGGCCGATGCCCTGGCCGACCGCTATGCGATCGCCGTCGACGGGGAAACGTTTGAAATCGGCGCGGTATCGATGGGCAACCCGCACGCCGTGCTGCTCGTGGAGGATACCGCGAGCGCCCCCGTAGAAACGCTCGGACCCGCGCTGGAAAGGCACCCGCGCTTCCCGCAGCGCGCCAACGTCGGCTTCCTGGCCGTGCGCGACGAAAACCATGTCGATCTGCGGGTATACGAACGTGGTGCGGGCGAGACCCTGGCCTGCGGCACCGGCGCGTGCGCCGCCGTGGTTTATGGCCGGCAGCGCGGCTTACTGGCGGAACGCGTTGCTGTTCGCCTGCCCGGCGGAACGCTTGTGATAAGCTGGGCGGGAATCAACGAGCCGGTGTGGATGACCGGGCCCGCGGTGAGCGTTTTCGACGGCCGCGTAGACCTGCAGGCACTGACAGCGGCGCGTTAA
- a CDS encoding class I SAM-dependent methyltransferase: MERVPEPEELMNDIEQALAYARADFSEANQLFITLLEDIAGNDGLSGALLDLGCGPADIPLELARRHPQLRIDALDGAAAMLDLARQHLDEDEQVGSRIRLMCEYLPCPALQHNSYQSVASNSLLHHMADPAVLWQTIKECAAPGAHVVVMDLMRPHSELAVDALVETYALNEPDVLRRDFRNSLFAAYSLDEVAQQLTDAGLDSLSIAGVSDRHLAVTGTLPA; encoded by the coding sequence GTGGAACGCGTCCCCGAACCGGAAGAACTGATGAACGACATCGAGCAGGCGCTGGCGTATGCGCGTGCCGATTTCAGCGAGGCCAACCAGCTGTTCATCACACTGCTCGAAGACATCGCCGGCAACGATGGCTTATCCGGGGCGTTGCTCGACCTGGGCTGCGGCCCGGCCGATATCCCGCTGGAACTGGCACGTCGGCATCCGCAGCTGCGGATTGACGCACTCGACGGCGCAGCGGCGATGCTCGACCTGGCGCGCCAGCACCTCGACGAAGACGAACAGGTTGGATCGCGCATCCGCCTGATGTGCGAATACCTGCCGTGCCCGGCGCTGCAACACAACAGCTACCAGTCGGTGGCGTCGAACAGCCTGCTGCACCACATGGCCGACCCGGCGGTACTGTGGCAGACGATCAAGGAATGCGCGGCGCCCGGCGCACATGTCGTGGTTATGGACCTGATGCGACCGCACTCCGAGTTGGCCGTCGACGCACTCGTTGAGACCTATGCGCTGAATGAACCGGATGTGCTGCGGCGCGACTTTCGCAACTCGCTGTTCGCGGCCTACTCGCTCGACGAGGTCGCACAGCAGTTGACCGATGCCGGCCTCGATTCGCTGAGCATCGCCGGCGTCAGTGATCGCCATCTCGCGGTGACCGGCACCCTACCCGCCTGA
- the lysA gene encoding diaminopimelate decarboxylase codes for MDHFQYRDGELFAEDVPLRAIAEQHGTPCYVYSRATLERHWRAFDNAFGTHPHLVCYAVKANSNLAVLNVLARLGSGFDIVSVGELERVLAAGGDPSKVLFSGVGKQEHEMRRALEVGIRCFNVESAAELERLDRVAGEMGTRAPIALRVNPDVDAETHPYISTGLKENKFGVSVEDALGLYRRAAQMANIEVSGVDCHIGSQLTRIDPFLDALDRVMALVERLAGEGIAIDHLDLGGGLGVRYDQEKPPEPDAYARALLDRMGDARYEIFIEPGRAIAANAGVLLTRVEYLKRNEGKDFAVIDAAMNDLIRPSLYQAWQQIVTVEQAPQGTPASYDLVGPICETGDFLGKQRPLTLQQGTLLAVRSAGAYGFTMASNYNTRPRVPEIMVDGEQMFVVRRRETVSELYAGESTLPT; via the coding sequence ATGGATCATTTCCAGTATCGCGACGGCGAACTGTTTGCCGAAGACGTGCCATTGCGCGCAATCGCGGAGCAACACGGCACGCCTTGCTACGTCTATTCGCGCGCTACTCTTGAACGTCATTGGCGTGCATTCGATAACGCGTTCGGCACGCACCCCCACCTGGTGTGCTACGCGGTCAAAGCCAATTCCAACCTCGCCGTACTGAATGTGCTGGCACGCCTGGGCTCGGGTTTCGACATCGTGTCCGTCGGTGAGTTGGAACGCGTGCTGGCAGCCGGCGGCGACCCGAGCAAGGTGCTGTTTTCGGGTGTCGGTAAACAGGAGCACGAGATGCGGCGCGCCCTGGAGGTCGGCATCCGCTGTTTCAACGTCGAATCAGCAGCCGAGCTCGAGCGCCTCGACCGAGTTGCGGGCGAGATGGGCACACGGGCGCCGATCGCGCTGCGCGTGAACCCCGATGTCGATGCCGAGACCCATCCCTATATCTCGACGGGTCTGAAAGAAAACAAATTCGGCGTGTCGGTCGAAGATGCGCTTGGGCTGTACCGCCGGGCGGCACAGATGGCCAACATCGAGGTCTCCGGCGTCGACTGCCACATCGGCTCGCAGCTGACCCGCATCGACCCGTTTCTCGATGCACTCGACCGCGTCATGGCGCTGGTCGAACGCTTGGCCGGCGAGGGCATCGCAATCGACCATCTCGACCTGGGCGGTGGACTGGGCGTGCGCTACGACCAGGAAAAGCCTCCCGAACCCGACGCCTATGCACGCGCCCTGCTCGACCGCATGGGCGATGCACGCTACGAGATCTTCATCGAACCGGGACGCGCGATCGCGGCCAATGCCGGCGTGCTGCTGACCCGGGTCGAATACCTCAAGCGCAACGAAGGCAAAGACTTTGCCGTGATCGATGCCGCGATGAACGATCTGATTCGCCCGTCGTTGTACCAGGCGTGGCAACAGATTGTCACCGTCGAACAGGCACCGCAGGGCACGCCTGCCAGCTATGACCTGGTCGGTCCGATCTGCGAAACCGGCGATTTCCTCGGCAAACAACGGCCGTTGACGCTGCAGCAGGGCACGTTGCTTGCGGTACGGTCCGCCGGCGCCTACGGTTTTACGATGGCGTCGAATTACAACACCCGCCCGCGCGTGCCCGAGATCATGGTCGATGGCGAACAGATGTTCGTTGTACGCCGCCGGGAAACGGTTAGTGAACTGTATGCCGGCGAATCAACCCTGCCGACCTGA
- the lptM gene encoding LPS translocon maturation chaperone LptM, with translation MIRRLLITTSLLMLLLTYGCGNKGPLYLPQDGEPASTEQDNEPSE, from the coding sequence ATGATTCGACGCCTCTTGATCACCACCAGCCTGCTGATGTTGCTGCTGACTTACGGTTGCGGCAACAAGGGGCCGCTGTACCTGCCGCAAGACGGTGAGCCGGCCTCGACCGAGCAAGACAACGAGCCGTCGGAATAG
- a CDS encoding RT0821/Lpp0805 family surface protein, whose translation MQIRTTLVAATAISLMVAGCGSTREQQGNVIGAVAGGVLGSQIGGGSGKVAATIVGTLLGGYIGGNIGRRMDESDRYRAGEVLESTPTNRSSTWENPDTGTNYEMTPTRTYYDDSTPCREYTTEAWIDGRKETIYGNACRKADGTWQASN comes from the coding sequence ATGCAGATTCGAACAACCTTGGTTGCGGCGACCGCCATCAGCCTGATGGTTGCCGGCTGTGGTTCGACCAGAGAACAACAGGGTAATGTGATTGGGGCGGTCGCCGGCGGTGTGCTCGGCAGCCAGATCGGCGGCGGCAGCGGCAAGGTGGCAGCGACCATCGTCGGCACCCTGCTTGGCGGATACATCGGCGGCAACATCGGTCGACGCATGGACGAAAGCGATCGCTATCGCGCAGGTGAGGTGCTTGAATCGACGCCGACCAACCGCAGTTCTACCTGGGAGAACCCGGACACCGGCACCAACTATGAAATGACGCCGACCCGTACCTATTACGACGATTCGACGCCGTGCCGCGAGTACACGACCGAGGCATGGATCGACGGCCGCAAAGAGACGATCTACGGCAATGCCTGTCGCAAGGCCGACGGCACCTGGCAGGCATCCAACTGA
- a CDS encoding class I adenylate cyclase encodes MTTQAVDEQEGLGRKDLNRIVARFLALGDQRLARIRASLTHEQSNFFDLLPLLWHVNHPTMPGFVSSDTPCGVAGFRPDRMQILLARRYARGFKEDKRHHQEHAILGLYLMGSMGSLGQTVGSDLDFWLCHTSDIDAAGLATLRRKAELLEQYASSIGLHAHFFLMNADSFRGGVVEQLSKESSGHTQHTLLLEEFYRTGILLAGNPLMWWIVPPEQEANYTQYTQRLVSKRFIRADQWLDFGGLHTLPANEFFGVAHWQLFKGIDAPYKSLLKLMLLEAYAAEYPKVDWLCLETKRVIYEGGDADVDRVDPYRLILGRITKYFTERNELARLQLARRAFYFKAGQLLARSNLLMDWRREQMIRQCNDWGWGENEIRQLDTRAEWKLERVVEEREALVSELSRSYRLLTEFARELDADAELNQQELALLGRKLHAALDKRPGKVDRINPGISRDLSERTLWLRKVPGNPARWQLFLHPPEDMPNTPVKSCISLVEILTWMHINGICERSTQIHYQPKPPGYGEPEQDKILKTLRKRFPRTLPEDHDLTAYADEAQGKQSIWFINVGHNPLATLADAGYQLISERVDALSFSGVHECLVANIEHVYLTSWGEVIVERHPQGGTGLLDCLCRYLNLFSPHKHKPGSIAVYSFSSTRGGAIANRVARLAQSVCSTFHQLGENARYLLRISDQFHEIRYRDGRYDWSPIGELDALYDYLAHPQDGYVPLRIDRISMQDSPLPTLIKRSEPGVIQVFYELTDRGIHLYFFDQHGAFTSQWMSGADEYHLLIHQRRFLDAVIENRLLGPRGDGAAQRPDVRFTRIHRVASGDLQLSIMKVPPAAGDDYVELVVTVSPRCRIEDGFRLRLGQQSFDSQQLGTSLYPQVASQLRRLRRSNIDYPVYLTGMKSFDNSGKSSCSLIDVLHFKRQVEQRLAEAMRSGTKL; translated from the coding sequence ATGACGACACAGGCGGTTGACGAACAGGAAGGTCTCGGACGCAAGGACCTCAACCGCATCGTCGCGCGCTTTCTGGCACTCGGTGATCAAAGGCTGGCGCGTATTCGCGCCAGCCTGACCCACGAACAAAGCAACTTCTTCGATCTGCTGCCGCTGCTGTGGCACGTCAATCACCCGACGATGCCCGGCTTCGTCTCGTCCGACACACCGTGCGGCGTCGCCGGTTTCCGCCCGGATCGGATGCAGATTCTGCTCGCGCGTCGCTATGCGCGCGGCTTCAAGGAAGACAAACGTCACCACCAGGAACACGCCATACTCGGCCTGTACCTGATGGGCAGCATGGGCAGCCTCGGCCAAACCGTCGGCAGCGATCTCGACTTCTGGCTATGTCACACCAGCGATATCGATGCGGCTGGACTGGCCACCCTGCGACGCAAGGCAGAACTGTTGGAGCAGTACGCCTCGAGCATCGGCCTGCACGCCCATTTCTTCCTGATGAACGCCGATTCGTTCCGCGGCGGCGTAGTCGAACAGTTGTCGAAAGAAAGCAGCGGCCATACGCAACACACCTTGCTGCTCGAGGAGTTCTACCGCACCGGCATCCTGCTCGCCGGCAACCCGCTGATGTGGTGGATCGTGCCGCCCGAGCAGGAAGCGAACTACACCCAATACACGCAACGACTGGTCAGCAAGCGTTTCATCCGTGCCGATCAGTGGCTCGACTTCGGCGGCCTGCATACGCTGCCGGCCAACGAATTCTTCGGCGTCGCCCACTGGCAGTTGTTCAAGGGGATCGATGCACCGTACAAGTCGCTGCTGAAACTGATGTTGCTCGAGGCCTACGCGGCCGAATACCCCAAGGTCGACTGGCTGTGCCTGGAGACCAAGCGCGTTATCTACGAAGGGGGCGACGCGGATGTCGACCGGGTCGATCCCTATCGGCTGATCCTCGGTCGCATCACCAAGTACTTCACCGAACGCAACGAGCTGGCACGTCTGCAACTGGCGCGCCGTGCTTTCTATTTCAAGGCCGGGCAGCTGCTGGCGCGATCCAACCTGCTGATGGACTGGCGTCGCGAACAGATGATCAGGCAGTGCAACGATTGGGGCTGGGGGGAGAACGAGATCCGGCAACTGGATACGCGTGCGGAATGGAAACTGGAGCGCGTCGTCGAAGAACGCGAGGCACTGGTATCGGAGCTGTCGCGCAGCTACCGCCTGCTGACCGAGTTCGCCCGCGAACTGGATGCCGACGCCGAGTTGAACCAGCAGGAACTGGCGCTACTCGGCAGAAAACTGCACGCCGCACTCGACAAGCGGCCCGGCAAGGTCGACCGCATCAACCCCGGCATCTCGCGCGACCTGTCGGAACGCACGCTGTGGCTGCGCAAGGTGCCGGGCAATCCTGCGCGCTGGCAGCTTTTTCTGCACCCGCCGGAAGACATGCCCAACACACCGGTCAAGAGCTGCATCAGTCTGGTGGAGATTCTTACCTGGATGCATATCAACGGCATCTGCGAACGCAGTACGCAGATCCACTACCAGCCGAAGCCACCGGGGTACGGCGAACCGGAGCAGGACAAGATTCTCAAAACCCTGCGTAAACGTTTTCCGCGCACCCTGCCCGAAGACCACGATCTGACGGCGTACGCCGACGAGGCACAGGGCAAGCAGTCGATCTGGTTCATTAATGTCGGCCATAACCCGCTGGCAACGCTGGCCGATGCCGGCTATCAACTGATCAGCGAACGCGTCGACGCCCTGAGCTTCAGCGGGGTACACGAGTGCCTGGTGGCGAACATCGAACACGTCTACCTGACCAGCTGGGGCGAGGTGATCGTCGAACGCCACCCACAGGGCGGAACCGGCTTGCTCGATTGCCTTTGCCGTTACCTCAACCTGTTCTCGCCGCACAAGCACAAACCGGGCTCGATCGCGGTCTACAGTTTTTCGTCGACCCGCGGCGGCGCGATCGCCAACCGTGTGGCGCGCTTGGCGCAGTCGGTGTGCAGCACCTTCCACCAACTCGGCGAGAATGCGCGCTACCTTCTGCGGATCAGCGACCAGTTTCACGAGATTCGCTATCGCGACGGTCGATACGACTGGTCGCCGATCGGCGAACTGGACGCGCTGTATGACTACCTGGCGCATCCGCAGGACGGCTATGTGCCACTGCGCATCGACCGTATCAGCATGCAGGATTCACCCCTGCCCACGCTGATCAAACGCAGCGAACCCGGGGTGATCCAGGTCTTCTACGAATTGACCGATCGCGGCATCCACCTGTATTTCTTCGACCAACACGGTGCCTTCACCAGTCAATGGATGTCGGGCGCCGACGAATACCATCTGCTGATCCACCAACGCCGCTTCCTCGATGCGGTGATCGAGAATCGTTTGCTCGGACCGCGCGGTGACGGCGCGGCGCAACGCCCCGACGTCAGATTCACCCGCATTCATCGGGTCGCATCGGGGGATCTGCAGCTCAGCATCATGAAGGTGCCGCCGGCAGCGGGAGACGACTACGTCGAACTGGTGGTAACTGTCAGTCCGCGCTGTCGCATCGAAGACGGTTTTCGTCTGCGCCTCGGCCAGCAGTCGTTCGACTCGCAGCAACTGGGCACATCACTCTACCCGCAGGTCGCCAGCCAACTACGTCGCCTGCGACGCAGCAATATCGACTACCCGGTGTACCTGACCGGCATGAAGTCGTTCGACAACAGCGGCAAGAGCAGCTGCAGCCTGATCGACGTGTTGCATTTCAAGCGACAAGTGGAACAGCGTCTCGCTGAGGCAATGAGGTCCGGAACCAAATTGTGA
- a CDS encoding sensor domain-containing diguanylate cyclase, producing the protein MSEIDQNLLQQVPFGMLTLDTDGGVVWVNEAMCNMLAVQDSELLGKSIAQLPEHVRNLLEPGPKLYRMPTDHRWVCRELIGNDGSQRLFIVADVSLQEQLAEENARLMQQVEDLKLTDELTGLANKRAITQALDLHISRSRRYQNPLSTVLVHVDLSAFNGVQPLSTDPIILAVSQFLRDRLRWVDQISRWEDNTFLLVLPETTEEDARGLVDKIRDEQGSIQLPEAYTELMPQLAFGVACWKKGDDQRTLLRSTLQNMQESSGA; encoded by the coding sequence ATGAGTGAAATCGATCAAAACCTGCTGCAACAAGTGCCGTTCGGAATGCTGACGCTGGATACCGACGGCGGCGTTGTATGGGTCAACGAAGCCATGTGCAATATGCTCGCAGTGCAGGACTCGGAACTGCTCGGCAAGTCGATTGCGCAACTACCGGAACACGTACGCAACCTGCTCGAACCCGGGCCCAAGTTGTACCGCATGCCCACCGACCATCGCTGGGTGTGCCGCGAACTGATTGGAAACGATGGCTCACAACGCCTGTTCATCGTGGCCGACGTCTCGCTACAGGAACAACTTGCCGAAGAGAACGCACGCTTGATGCAACAGGTCGAAGACCTGAAGCTGACCGACGAGCTGACGGGGTTGGCCAACAAACGCGCGATCACGCAGGCCCTCGACCTACACATCTCGCGCAGCCGGCGTTACCAGAATCCGCTGAGCACGGTGCTCGTGCATGTCGACCTGTCTGCGTTCAACGGCGTTCAGCCTTTGTCGACCGACCCGATCATCCTGGCTGTATCGCAGTTCCTGCGCGACCGCCTGCGTTGGGTCGACCAGATATCACGCTGGGAAGACAACACCTTCCTGCTGGTACTGCCGGAAACGACCGAAGAGGATGCGCGCGGCCTGGTCGACAAGATCCGCGATGAGCAGGGCAGCATCCAGTTGCCGGAAGCCTATACGGAACTGATGCCGCAACTGGCGTTCGGTGTTGCCTGCTGGAAGAAAGGCGATGACCAACGCACCCTGCTGCGCAGCACGCTGCAAAACATGCAGGAGAGCAGCGGCGCTTGA
- a CDS encoding nucleotide pyrophosphohydrolase produces MAKDSLDDLNAQLLAFARERDWEQFHSPKNLSMALAGEAGELLEHFQWLSEEQSANLDADKKQEVGFEMADILIYLIRLAERLDIDLVDSAYRKMAVNQARYPAERVRGDARRADEYD; encoded by the coding sequence ATGGCCAAAGACAGTCTCGACGATCTCAATGCGCAACTGCTGGCATTCGCCCGCGAGCGCGATTGGGAACAATTTCATTCGCCGAAGAACCTGAGTATGGCGCTGGCCGGCGAGGCCGGTGAACTGCTGGAGCACTTTCAGTGGCTCAGCGAGGAACAGAGCGCCAATCTCGACGCCGACAAAAAGCAGGAGGTCGGCTTCGAGATGGCCGACATCCTGATCTACCTGATCCGGCTGGCCGAACGGCTCGACATCGACCTCGTCGACAGCGCCTACCGCAAAATGGCCGTCAACCAGGCACGTTACCCGGCCGAGCGGGTACGCGGCGATGCCCGTCGCGCCGATGAATACGACTAA
- the argH gene encoding argininosuccinate lyase, with protein MSDKKLWAGRFAEPTDAFVEAFTASVEFDQRLAPYDVQGSIAHATMLAKQGILSDAERDAIIAGLERIMAQIEAGQFDWSIALEDVHMNIEAALTEDIGIAGKKLHTGRSRNDQVATDVRLWLRDELATIGDAIRRLQHALLDLAERETDTILPGFTHLQTAQPITFGHHMMAWFEMLDRDHERMADCARRLNVMPLGAAALAGTTYPIDRQLTAELLGFERPAENSLDAVSDRDFAIEFAAAASILMMHLSRMSEELIIWSSAQFHFITLSDSFCTGSSIMPQKKNPDVPELIRGKSGRVFGHLMALLTLMKSQPLAYNKDNQEDKEPLFDAVDNVKGSLKVFADMMPAVTCNADAMRDAASKGFATATDLADYLVRKGVPFRDAHEVVGKSVAYCVDKRCDLADLSLEQLQGFSDVIDSDVFDCLTLEGSVAARDHIGGTAPAQVKAAIARARKKLA; from the coding sequence ATGTCGGATAAAAAGCTCTGGGCCGGCCGTTTCGCCGAGCCGACCGATGCCTTCGTCGAAGCCTTCACAGCGTCGGTGGAGTTCGACCAGCGCCTAGCACCCTACGACGTCCAGGGCTCGATCGCGCATGCCACGATGCTCGCCAAGCAGGGCATTTTGAGTGACGCCGAGCGCGACGCCATCATCGCCGGACTCGAGCGCATCATGGCGCAGATCGAGGCCGGCCAATTCGATTGGTCGATCGCACTCGAAGACGTGCACATGAACATCGAGGCCGCCCTGACCGAAGATATCGGCATCGCCGGCAAAAAGTTGCACACCGGGCGCTCGCGCAACGACCAGGTTGCGACCGATGTCCGGCTATGGCTGCGCGACGAACTGGCGACGATCGGCGACGCTATCCGCCGCCTGCAGCACGCGCTGCTCGATCTGGCCGAGCGCGAGACGGATACGATCCTGCCCGGTTTCACCCACCTGCAGACTGCTCAGCCGATCACCTTCGGCCACCACATGATGGCCTGGTTCGAGATGCTCGACCGCGATCACGAACGCATGGCCGACTGCGCCAGGCGGCTCAACGTCATGCCGCTGGGTGCTGCGGCACTGGCCGGTACAACCTATCCGATCGACCGTCAGCTCACGGCGGAGCTGCTCGGCTTCGAGCGCCCGGCGGAAAACTCGCTCGATGCGGTCTCAGATCGCGACTTCGCGATCGAATTCGCCGCGGCCGCCAGCATCCTGATGATGCACCTGTCACGCATGAGCGAAGAGCTGATCATCTGGTCATCCGCGCAATTCCACTTCATCACGCTGTCCGACAGCTTCTGCACCGGTTCGTCGATCATGCCGCAGAAGAAGAACCCGGACGTACCGGAACTGATCCGCGGCAAATCCGGCCGCGTGTTCGGTCACCTGATGGCACTGCTGACGCTGATGAAGTCGCAACCGCTGGCGTACAACAAGGACAACCAGGAAGACAAAGAACCGCTGTTCGACGCGGTCGACAATGTGAAAGGCTCGCTCAAGGTATTCGCCGACATGATGCCGGCGGTCACCTGCAACGCCGATGCGATGCGCGACGCCGCCTCCAAGGGGTTTGCCACCGCCACCGATCTGGCCGATTACCTGGTGCGCAAGGGCGTGCCGTTCCGCGACGCCCACGAGGTGGTCGGCAAGTCGGTCGCCTATTGTGTCGACAAACGTTGCGACCTGGCGGATCTCAGCCTCGAGCAACTGCAGGGCTTTTCCGACGTGATCGACAGCGACGTGTTCGACTGCCTGACGCTCGAAGGCTCGGTTGCCGCACGCGACCACATCGGCGGCACCGCGCCCGCCCAGGTCAAGGCCGCGATCGCGCGCGCCCGGAAAAAGCTCGCCTGA
- a CDS encoding sensor histidine kinase produces MTSSAHRAFLPNFCAIPMVFAVVVSAELLAIILTLGAYTQASAFWVELSMRSLYIQWIALSVSAFYCILRKPLARLDHTAAGVAAWLVIVAVTALVFGAAQALGLRQGEPVMPALAHHVAIAGIVGVVILRYLYEQHRERQRELAESDARLQALQARIRPHFLFNSMNTIANLTRVDAALAEQVVQDLSDLFRATLSQADTLSTLERELELAHGYLRIEGQRLGDRLRMRWDWEELPMDAKMPPLLLQPLLENAVYHGIEPATDGGEIAVSARYRNGIINIAVRNTLPEGATTSSRRGNRMAQRNVRERLEAAFGPAAGMVVGQVDDCYQVRIHFPVKT; encoded by the coding sequence ATGACTTCATCTGCCCACCGCGCCTTTCTGCCGAACTTCTGTGCCATCCCGATGGTGTTCGCGGTGGTGGTCAGCGCCGAGCTGCTGGCGATCATCCTGACACTGGGTGCCTACACCCAGGCCTCGGCATTCTGGGTCGAGCTGAGCATGCGCTCGCTTTACATCCAGTGGATTGCGCTCAGCGTCAGCGCCTTTTACTGCATTTTGCGCAAGCCTCTGGCGCGATTGGATCATACGGCTGCCGGCGTTGCCGCCTGGTTGGTAATCGTGGCCGTCACCGCACTGGTATTCGGGGCCGCCCAGGCATTGGGGCTGCGTCAGGGTGAACCGGTGATGCCTGCCCTGGCACATCACGTCGCGATCGCCGGGATCGTCGGCGTGGTGATCCTGCGTTACCTGTATGAGCAGCACCGCGAACGCCAGCGTGAGCTGGCCGAGTCGGATGCGCGTCTGCAGGCTCTGCAGGCCCGGATTCGGCCGCACTTCCTGTTCAACAGCATGAACACCATCGCCAACCTGACACGTGTCGATGCCGCACTCGCCGAGCAGGTGGTGCAGGACCTGTCGGACCTGTTTCGCGCGACGCTGTCGCAGGCCGATACCCTGTCGACGCTCGAGCGCGAGCTGGAACTCGCGCACGGTTATCTGCGCATCGAGGGGCAGCGCCTGGGCGATCGCCTGCGCATGCGTTGGGATTGGGAGGAGCTGCCGATGGACGCGAAGATGCCGCCGCTGCTGCTCCAGCCGTTGCTCGAGAACGCCGTCTATCATGGCATCGAGCCGGCAACCGATGGCGGTGAGATCGCTGTGAGTGCGCGTTACCGCAACGGGATCATCAATATCGCCGTACGCAACACCCTGCCCGAAGGGGCGACGACCTCGTCACGCCGCGGTAACCGCATGGCGCAGCGCAATGTGCGTGAGCGTCTGGAGGCGGCGTTCGGTCCGGCGGCAGGTATGGTCGTCGGGCAGGTCGATGACTGTTACCAGGTGCGCATCCATTTTCCGGTGAAGACCTGA
- a CDS encoding LytR/AlgR family response regulator transcription factor, whose translation MDVLIADDEAPARARLVSLLEAAGPDYRIVGEASNGAEVLEHCAKIPVDLVLLDIRMPGVDGIEAALTLAGQSNPPAVVFVTAYDEHALAAFEANAIDYLLKPVRPERLQRALDKARALSSDQQQALAADYGYITVSYRGGVKRIPADEVIFLRADAKYVEVWHAEGMALTEESLRAIEERLPERFLRVHRAALVSPEKISEIHKDAAGQLVLAMRGTDEQVDVSRRHAPTVRRLIRGCD comes from the coding sequence ATGGACGTTTTGATTGCAGACGACGAAGCGCCGGCGCGCGCACGTTTGGTATCGCTGCTCGAGGCTGCCGGCCCGGATTACCGGATCGTCGGTGAGGCCAGCAATGGCGCCGAGGTGCTGGAACACTGCGCAAAGATACCGGTCGACCTGGTGTTGCTGGATATCCGCATGCCGGGTGTGGACGGCATCGAGGCCGCGTTGACCCTTGCAGGGCAGTCGAATCCGCCGGCGGTGGTATTCGTGACGGCTTACGATGAGCATGCCTTGGCCGCGTTCGAGGCCAACGCTATCGATTACCTGCTCAAGCCGGTGCGACCCGAGCGGCTACAACGCGCGCTCGACAAGGCCCGTGCACTGAGCAGCGACCAGCAGCAAGCATTGGCGGCCGACTACGGCTACATCACCGTCAGCTACCGCGGCGGCGTGAAACGCATACCGGCCGACGAGGTGATCTTTCTGCGCGCCGATGCCAAGTATGTCGAGGTGTGGCATGCCGAGGGCATGGCGCTGACCGAGGAGTCGTTGCGCGCGATCGAAGAGCGCCTGCCGGAGCGTTTTCTGCGTGTGCATCGTGCGGCGCTGGTAAGTCCGGAAAAAATTTCCGAGATCCACAAAGATGCCGCCGGCCAGCTGGTGCTGGCGATGCGCGGCACCGATGAGCAGGTCGACGTCAGTCGTCGGCATGCACCGACGGTGCGGCGGCTGATTCGCGGCTGTGACTGA